In Nicotiana tabacum cultivar K326 chromosome 10, ASM71507v2, whole genome shotgun sequence, the DNA window cctaagggcaAGGTATtgggcacccctcaggatccactagtgtggttcccggccagacagtttgtgaatttgtgcaatttagcaaATAGGCAGGTATAGGCTCAAATAATAGGGATTTGAATTGAAACACATAAGAGTTCGAAAGAACAGTTAAAAGACgagttttggaaaaaaaaagaaatttgcaaataaaagggaaagggggtcctaagtttatatttattatggatcacatcaatgtgatacccggtatgacactcctcaaaagaggggatacacgtggtattagcgtactcggtcatcatatccatatctacacttcccaccccattaagatattaaagcgcggattggtctcgacctctattgcatgctattacccgtcccattcctatcaatcccggaaggagtttaggactactattcctaaaggggagggatattaggatgactttaggttttaaaggtgaaaaagctaaggcaacatacaaaacatatagggACTGCACATTAGGGAAACATGTAAATAAATAAGAGGCTCATGTATAGGTCCTCaaacaaagcacataaatagcatgacttaaacatacaTCTAGGGTCTGAATTTAACATACTAAGGTAAGGAAAGTTTCAATTGTTGAGGCAcaccaatttattacataactcagataagaagtccaaatcaggcttgcttgctggttgtagcaattactAATTAGCAAAGGCGGAttcaattttattgttattattaccTAAGGATTGCCTAAGTGTTTGGGtgaggtcctatagacatgatatctagttgatTCAGAATATGGCAAAGCAGTACAATTTTAAAACAAACGATTTGAGATCCTACATGCATGTtttctaaaccgtattaataGGAAGCGAGAGAGTTGTTTAAAAGCTAGTTGAGAACAGTATGAATTGAACTGATTTTAGACTAGACTGATTTCAGATCCTGTAGACCGGATATCTATTATTGCTgatttaattcctatagacatgatttctataaaagGGGTACTGATTCTTAACCTTATGGACATGATATCTGATTACAACCATTTAGATCCTAAGAACATGGTGTTTAAGTGCGATaataacatgcagaatttaagcCAAATCCTGTAGGCATATTATCTAAATATTGAGTtagacatgcagaatttaaacaaATCCTATATGCAGGTTATCTAGatgcagagttaaacatgcaatatttaggtcctataggcatactcTCTAGATGTAGAACATGCAGAATTTTAGTGAAAGCaggtcttatagacatggtatctaaatgtagAGTTAAACGTGCATAATTTAAAAtaacagatcttataggcatgatatctaaatgcagagttaaagTAGAATCTAAAAcaacagatcttataggcatgatttctaaatgtagAGTTAAACACGCAGAATCTAAAACAATAGAtcttatatgcatgatttcttCCCTTAAGCATACATAATTACCcagcccttttcactagccaaccccaatgtttattacagattattacaaactgaataatgaattacatcaaGGAAGTATAATAgaagaagttacaaccagagtaagcttgattcttgacttcctctatgagttatggaataaaaCACCTCAAATGGCattgttccaaagcctttctcaaacttgagtgtgtcaaagttccctaagggtctcaaggggaccccgggcagtgctcacacccaagtttacataaccagatagagatgagtgcagtgtggaagggccagccctcatgtgtccaagttcagagggagctcatgggtcctaaggcaaggctcacataagaggggcaaaacctaagtctaagagtatagtggaagtgtaGAAGCAGAGATTTGtttaaaactgggttgagaaTAATAAAGGGGTAAGGGTAGTTTGAAAAACAACAATAGTAAAAGCTAAAATTATACAGCATCAGTAATTGCTCAAAGGGGAcaggggtttgggaatacattgcaggTGGCCTATGACCCTAGGAGGGGTCAAAATctggacatgcacaacaataagTGATGTTGGCATGCCCATAAACCAGCCAGAGGACACACACATAAAGAGGATATAAAGTATATGATCAGGGagggtcaggtttgggtcatgcacagcaaTGTCTAATGTTGACATGCCCTTAAACCAACCAAGGAACACATAGGGGATATGGGGTTTGGGGTTCATAAATGACTGACAGAGTTTTTACATAAGGGAAACATGAATTCAGAAAAGGAAGAGGGAGATTATAACATGCTTAATAATGCAACTTGATTAAAACACAAACAAAAATaggcaagagtgaaggaaatagcaaagaaaacatgttgttgttgatgctggaaaattaattagaacatactagtaacgaagcaaatgcagaaagaaaagtaagcaggtttcccacagcctagccttggcttctAGCCGACTAGACAAGGTAGCAACACAAGCAGTAACAGggaaaaagagagagagtttgagtaaagtgtgtgttctgaactcaagtgGTTCGTGTCCTTGAAAGAAGAGGGGTGCAGGGTTTTATAgttttttgaaaacgagtgaaggaaaagtaataagatacaaacatggaaacaatcataaATCAGAATCAATTATATAAGTGATTTCCTTTAACTAAGGAATCATTGTTTAACGGTAGTGACAGATTCaaatataaggaaagaaaaacagtTTGTAAGTAGACTGATTGTTACCATAAAAGGAGTAGTAAAACCATTAAGTATGCAATCAAGTCTAAGTATAGAGGtatgcttattttggaaaaaagatCAGTAAGGCAAATATtacagtaaaggaaaagaatcaatcaCTTTGAATAGGCGAGTGAAATTAAGGTTCATAAAAGAAAAGTTTTGAACTCAGTCACAAGATTGAAGATCAATCAAAAAAGGAACCtcgcatataaatagagtgaacaaaCACCAGACAAGCGAGGCCAAcccattggcaaaagaaacaacatacaacAGTAGCATAAGGTTCAGTAGATAGCAAACATTCGAAGCATAatagtcaagtaggtcaagttCACATTGAATCAATAGTGAAGGAAAATAGAGTACCAGAAGCATGCAAAGGTCTCACACTAGCAGGTGAGGAAACCCTTTGAGAGGTTAGGGTTTCAACCATAGTCGAGTTGGAAGATAGTAAGAATCGGATAAGTCACATAGAGAAAAGAGAGTCTGAAACaagaacttcaaatcgagtcaGGTATTCGAACGAACAGTTTCAGACCCAAAGACATaggtttttttttcaacaatagtCGAGCTTTAAAAGATGATAAACAAATAGATCAAACAAAACTTAACCAGACAAACACTCAATTAACAAACAGCTTTAGAATTCGACTGAGGCCCAAAGAAATTAGAGTTTTAAACATGCTAACCTAGATAGAAGAACAACACGAgcaaaacatagcaaaatcacaaacatgttaaaaatcagagaagagattttgaaataacttaacaggaaaaccctaatcggaaaagataaagagtcattttgaaagcaaagttaaagaaacttcgagaaaatgcttaaaagttcaaAGCAAGCACAGATCTAAAGTAGTtctgaaagaaatcgaaagaTCTTAGAGAATAGGGTTTCAGAAAACCCGGAAAAGGTAAGAAAGGCTtcgaaagttaccgatctaaccaggagagtcaaggatctgactcgaacggccatggctggccggTGAAAGGTCAAGGATGACTGGATAAAGGTCATGAACTGAAATCGAACAAGGAATGGACCAGAATCCTTCAAGGTCTGGCCTTGAAACCCTAAGAACAAACACATAGGAGCCATGGAAGGCTGGTACAGGTCTCAAATGACCGTGGAGGGCCATGGATTAGGTAGATATCAAGGTGGGGTGAGAGGGCGGCGACTAGGGTTCATGAGAGTTTCAGAGAGAatttgagagagaagaggagTTCAAGGTCGGCTGATTGTATCAAATGATAGGGTTTTAGGGGGTCGTTTAGGATTAATTAAGGTAAGGGCAGCCgatggccgttgatctaaatgatcaaccaCTGAGATTTAAAAGGTTAGGTGGGGATCTGGGTATGGGTCAgtttaattgggttgggggtcAGGTATGAGTAGGAATTGGGCcagggtaattgggtttaaattggggtagaattaggctacaattgaaataaaatctagctagattttaaatagccattttcccatttatttcttttataaaaatagtaaattaaattctggaaataaattgaaagtactaaaatgatttgtaactcataattatcaatttaaaaataccgaatttaatttttataaatataaacacaattaaatcttaaaaggggctaatattgcaattatatgcaaaaaatagtaaataaatttctaaaaatatgcaaaaattatattagctatattttggcataaatatgagaatacaatAAGTGAATCACCAAAATTATGATTTTGAgaattattattgggtttttaatgaataaaatagggaaataaattggtttaaaagtctttaaaaattaaggaaaaataccaaaacatttggacatacttatatatgcattcATAtgtagagaaaaattgggtatcaacactatctcttagtaaacttctggtttactatggcacaAACTtctgcattagtaaacttctgatttactgtagcTACGTTTGTATAAGTAAATTTCTGATTTACTGTAGCTgctttgcattagtaaacttctggtttactgtgatacatgatgtaGAACAAATTTAAGAATAAGgcaggtaacttctcacatacatatttaccccctatgattgtggaaacataaagattttcaatctttcaatcatttgtagtctcagtaTGATtgtcatttgtattagtaaacttcaagtTTACTACAACATGTGTTTTGAGcacaatcatataatatgaatgataaATTTACATATAAGCACATCGGGAGCcttcaatttatttttcacaaTCAAATATTATTCAGATACTACTTGTatcatgtgtcttctagacaaacagttagcttttcaggagattttgataaattttgtactaCCAAATAGTGCTCAGACACTTttggtgtcatgagagaaaatcaaaatcaaaataacaagataaagacaattctaaatttataaatgtaagaaattaagaatttcaatatttttaccaccaactttgtgacaaatatctcCTTCAGGGAGAAATGCCATTAACATCtaaatattttatatcaaagcgGTAACCACATAGTCATTACATCCTTCAGGGAAAGTTACATGAGTTGTTATTTCCTTCGAAGAACTCGATAACTAACCAGAACATATTAATGTGGTTGTAGTAGAAAACATTCTACAAGAATACTTTTGCCTTTGaatgatatttaataaaaatttccaAGATATTTTACGTATAACGGGTACGTGCGACAATGATCTTTATGCCACAAAGACAAGATTTATATCCTTTGTTATTCTACCTCTTcaggaggtgagttgtggtatttcttcattcactccagggaatgaaaatgtgcttcaaaaataactttgaatataGCTTATTATTTTCTTTAAGCACAGAAAGACacagtttcataatattttcctgcttcagaagaaaattttaattgtgttacttcttcaggagcaaatttaaaatacgaaatattgagtatatattccctcaatcatattacctcttctagaagtgaattgtaatatattcacatcaaaaagcgcgttcatatttacgagctttattaatattgtcacattcacttcaggaatggattaatatttatcaaaagttctcatccttcagggaaCATAACATAATTATTTGAACATGCATTAATCACACCAAATTGTGTGACGGCTTAGAACCTCTTTTAAGATAttgctacttcaggagcaaatcgaggaaTGCAAGTAATATAGAGAAATTTTCTCtaacttatcttcaattgtaaccatagaaagtctaaattatcacttctagtggttataggcatataccacttctggtggttaacaaaatttagttataatgagatatacaaaatataatcacttttggtggttgtatatttcttgtaaATTCTGCTGGAGTTTAAGTGGATTTAACAATGTTATCCACTTTGTAATCCTTTATTAAGATAATAAAGATGAAAACAAATATTAAAATAGGTATTGTATACGTAACACATAACCAAGCAGgcgatgataaagatattaaaatataagcaaaaggctCAAATTAAATTACGAAAATTTTGCCACTCCAGATGTAAGTGATATCTACATCACTACTGCCAAAAAGAAAAACTCAACACCTCAAGGATATATTCAGCCTTATGATGATCGGAATGAACAAGATCTAACCACGGACGTAAGAGCTTCGCCTTACATCAGAGATGAAcactgaaatagaaattaaattcgaagtaagtgcttaaaatggcagagtctcgtgttgataacatgttataaaataaagactgtaatgTAAAGACaggtatagagagaaactgatatattattcgaattcaaactaaaatacataatgaactgaaatctcttctatttatagaagaaaggaagttgttgtgtaagctgctactgcaagctgttactacaagctgctgtgtaagctgctactataccagatatagataatcttctactaagagtaatgtttatccataacggagtaccgaatagataagctcattgtacccagTATAAATAATCTTCTACTAGGGATAATgattatccataacggagtattgaaaggataagctcattgtacccggtatggataatattctaccgggggtaatgtttatccataaccgggtaccgaagtaataagcttcttcaggaagcttatttccaatagagtactaaatagataaacatatttacaatGGATTCCCATATGGATAAGTtttttcaggaagcttatttacaacggagtactaaatgaatatccataatataatatatttataacacagACCATATAACTAAACGACTGCTGTTAGTATTgagttttcttattatttttttgttaaacaTTGTCTTATCATTTTTAGTTGTTTAATAACCAAAGGAATCTTAGCCTTAAATTATTTGGGTGTACACAAGGGGTATATCGGTAACTGCACTAAACAATACTTGACCAAAATTCATTGGaggcaggggcggatttaggggcggAAGATGGTTCACCCGAATCCTCTTTGtcgaaaaattacattgtatatatacggtaaaatctgatttttacctgtatatattaagttttgaactccTTTAATACTACCCtaaagtgtagtttagtggtcaagggggttcaaataCTTCATAAGGTCATTGGTTCAATTCTCACTagctaaaaaaataattttgagccCCTTGGTGGAGATTCTGAGGAGATCTCTACCCATCACATTATCAATCAACTAATTAAGTCTCCACCAATCAATAGCTAGTACATACTCTTATCAATCAACTAATTAAGTCTCAGTTAGTTGGTTTCTCAGCGTCTGAGTATTTGCTAAATTCAATCTGCTTTAGATCTACGTCATTCCAAATTTCCAATACTaattgaaaaaaggaaaaaaagaaaagtaaaatacacCAATCGACTACTCCgaaaatatttatgaattttcAACTGAAAATGTAATATTAACTGATGTAGCTCATCACAGCCTGTAcaataaatttttaaaacaacaataTAATCATGTACCATTCTTGTACATAGACCGTAGATGAAAAATAAAACATTCTTGTATAGAGACAATTGAATTCAATTAGAAGCAGGCAGCGATTGTGTCTCATTCTCTTCAGTCCATTCTGAATCAGGTTCACTCCAGGACCGCGGTCGCACTccgaatttaaagaagaaaatcATCTCCAGTAACTCAAAAACCTTAGATCTATCCAAATACTCATTCCAAGCTCCACTAACAATACAGTAATTGTTGTTATAAGGTGGACGATGGTGCGCGGCGTGTTGTGATCTCGACACAAGTATTCCAGCATCTTGTAGTGCAACCACTAGAGGAGGAAGTTTACTTTTTGTGCCATGTGCCCAAGAATGAAATTGCTGGCTAAACATAATGCAACCAGAAAATACACCAACAAAGCCAAGAACCACTGAATTATTGCAAAGAAGGTCAATTGGAAGTACAGAGAAAGTCACTGCACGAGCGAGGGCGTGCAGATTGTTAGCGAATTCACGCCTGGTTATAGTCCAGGGCCATTTATGGTGGCCCTGGAATGCGTCAATTTGGCTTCCGAATACTGGAGTTTTGGCACTACCGTAATTGTCAATTCCCCAGTGGTAGATGCCAGAAGCTAAGTCGGATAGCACGTAGCCTATGCAGCCTGCTACAATGGGTCCGGCCCACATTTGTGAGTCGATGGCCCCTGTTGCAGACTTGGCTAAAGAAATTAGCACGGTGGTGCACCCGCTCGCCATCCATGCTCGATGAGCCCATGTGGATTGCAAACTTGGGTCATTGAGTACATTTCTTGTGCTACTGGTGGCTGTAGCAGTATTAGTGCTAGTTTTATTGATGGGAGTGGGTGGCTCATAATTCGCCGGTTGTGGCTGAAGGATTAATGGCTCTGTGAGGGGCGGTGTTTTGGTGGTGGTGGAGGAAGAGACACAATAGACTCGTGCAAATAGGGGAAATTGACGAGAAATATTGGTCTTCAATTGCTGTGAGTATCTTTTCTGTATCGTTCCAATTTTATCAGATGTCCCTGAAAGGACTCGTTGTGAGGATGTAATGGCATGGTTTTGAGGTAGAATGGAAGACATGTTGAAGGAAATTATGGTCGAGTGTTCAAAATGGCAAGCAGACCATATACTAGATGTTTATAACCCGAATAAATATTTCCTGTTAAGTTATGGTTGTGAGTTGGGAGCTGGAAGTTTTGTGGTtgctgctatttttctttctcAATAAAATCCCAAAAGAGTTGAACTTTAATTTTTTTGGAGAGAGAAGGGGGTCCTTATGGGCAAATTGGTATATGGTCGAAATAAGAGATGCGTGGGGCACAAAATGGCCAGTAGAGATTGAGTGTGGATTTGTGTCGCACAATATTTCCCAAATAAAAgctttgaccttgaaaatatagaattggaaaattcaaaattaatttcttttgagtgtttCACTGGTAGACCTTTCGCGCACGTATTCCTCCCTATCTGGAATTGGTGTCATTGgcattttataatatattttccaATTTAAATTGCCAACAATACGTATTCAATGGGTTTGATGGGTAAAATATAACGTGAATCACATgaatagagtttcaagttgagAAGTAGATACGAAATACTTGTTAATAGGGGAGAGTCtcatattttaatttttcttctagGATCAATCAACTGTAAATTTGGAGAGACCCCTCATCTTAAAAGTTTGGTAGTTAGCTAGTCTAAAATATCATCTCAGATCTAACAGTCTAATTAACAACCTTTGGTAAGCTACTATTCTCTTCGgttcaaaataagtaattttttggcttttttcttgtggtccaaaataagtaattttttgacttttttcttgtggtccaaaatacgtgatattttcagattttaataatgaattaattatttttttcctacattgcccttggagtaattaatgttggagtatgtgttaggagaGGTTATGTGAAGAGATAACAAAGGTTAATATGGTCGAttttattgctaattaatgttaaaaggtaaatttcttaatatgtgtgaaaacaactaaaaaattacttattttgaacCGGAGAGAGTAATAATTAATTAGTGTGTCAGCTTGTGGACTTGGAGGTTGTGGTTTATGTCCCCTCCATTGCTAGTTTCTCTTTTGTTATTGACATAAACAAGATAGGGCCAAGGGCAAGGGCGAATCTAGCTTAGAGGCTACAGGTTCACATTAAACGAtggaaaccctaaactgattctGTCATTTATGAACACACGAATGGGGAGGAGAGAAAGAGTGTGGGAAGAGTATTGTATTGAGAGAAAATGAAAGTTACATTTTGATCCACTCTCAATCCACACTCAACAATGAGTGGAAGAgatcgttggaagaatagtacctaACTATGAGTCGGAGTCGATTTCCTCACAGAGCTAAATGCGGGTGTTAGAGTGCACACTTGAAGAGTGTAGAAGAAATAGCTTAAGTACGCTTCCAAATGAGATGGTTTTGCAAATTACTTCTATAAACTATATTATCAATGATTATTTAGAGAAATGAAACTAGAGATTGATTAAttatttttgattgttttcatataggtaaaaggcctagggatgtAATATTCacctaggtgttagcctaataGGTTAACTATGTTAGCACTTATTTTAGTGATtgaggtgtattatagctcttagctctaaattacccactcaatacctctcggtcatagagtgattttgccaaatttggctttctcaagcctaaATGGGTATCGAACCAAagagttgatatgagctcaagtcggattttcactatctctagttcaaaccttTTAACTAGGCTAGTCAAAACCTTAACTAGGTCCCTTTTTCTCgagtaaagaccaagtcaaaaaggcatgaatcaatatttgcaaccattaattctaaaattaaatcaTGAACAAGGCTATATAgcaaacacccaatcataaacaagtattagattaatcacccataaggtttacgcactagggttgggtcacaaccctagaaaatatctagctactcatagtaaaaatgaaagaaaataaagaagaagcactaattaaagccataatacaaaattaaaatgataaactaatgtGTTTTTAACCCAAATTGGTCACAAATTACCAAAAGTGATAAACTACAATGGCTAGAGctcaaaaaaataccaaaacttgacctaaaaaaagtaattcccgtctatttatagtggcccaaaatttgCTGACAAAAATTTGCTCGAGTATACAGGTTGAGGGATTCTGTAGCCGTACATTTTGATCTGCGGTTGCACTtcagcttttgcggccgcacaattccatgtgtggtccgcacttctggCAAGGCTTCAATCTTGGTCATTTGCACAGTctttgaactttttgaattcttgtcagtACAACTATATTTTGTGGTCGCACAAATCGTGTATGGTCCGGGATTTTCTTCAATCAACAACTGAGCTTCAGCACCAAATCTGTGGTGCTTGTATGGATGCTTGCCCTGCAACAATAATAGATATCTCAGACAATTTTgaagtagttgtctgcatccagttattGAGGCTCGCTGATGTCTGGGAGACTCATAGAGAAGATAATGGAGATGTAGGCATGGGCACCGGCCTCGGAGCTGTAGTAGGGTCTACCCCGAGGGCTGTGGTAGGACCTGAAGATGGTGGCGGAGGCATAATAGCAGCACTAGAAGAAGGCTCAACAGAGGTATATGGAATGTCAGCTGTCTTTGAAACTACCACTGCCGGCTTATCAGACTGGCCCGTGGTGGTAAAAGGCTGAGCTCTCTTCTTTGGGTTGGTCGAATCCATCAATGCATACAGTCAAATGGTTCTTTTGGCTTCACCTTTGTATCATATGATATTGGCTCTACCTTTGCATCAGTAAGGTACTCTGTGATAGTGTTGAGATAAGGGTAAGCCGTGTTGGTCTGTTGTGCTACCAATGTAATATTAGCTGATATGATAGCACCCATATTAATTGGGTACCCGATCACGATATAAGCCACTATAACAGCCTGTGGAATAAACAGATAGGTGGATTTCATTCTGGAATGGACAAGTATGCTACACACAAAAGTCTGCCATCCCTTTGCCTCAAAACTTAATGTATTCCAGTGAATATGAACCCCAGCAGttatccatggtggtggtggccccggTGGTGCTAATATCTAAGCTAGCCATGGTCTGGCTTCTTCTTTCATAGCACACTTCTCTAGGTACTCATTGGAATCTAAGTCCTTAGACCACAAGTATGCATTTAGCGTGTGCTGAACAAACCTCACCTTGAGGTTGCATACTTTGATCACCTTTGTCCCCTTTTTGATGTGAGAAATATTGGCGTAGAACTCGTGGACAAGGTGCTACTTGGCATCTACCACTCTCTCAGTGAACAACATCCAACCCTTCCTCATTCTGAATTGTCTCAGCACTCCAGGGTTGTATGTCTCTAGATCCTTCAATAGGAACTGCCTCTCAAGGGTCAAGTATCTCGTGGACCACCACATTTGGAAGTTAGTGAAGGCAGCCAAGCTAACAAATCTGTCCTCccatatcttcttcttctttgatctcTCCACACTAGTGGATGTACCCTCTCCCCCTATACTATCATCATGGACATCCTGAACAATATGCGCATCCGTCTCTGGAACAACTACCGGCTCAGAATTCTGGCTAGTACTTCTCAAACTTTCGGAAGTGCTGTGAGATGAAGAGGCGTCATCCATGAGCTCAAATTTCCCCTGCGACCTAGACTGTGCAACTTCCTCGTCCTACAGAATAGAGGCATAGTTTCCCTCAGAAacttccctagacgggacataaGAGCTAGACCCGGAGAGGTCTGCACCCCTCCCTATGCCTGATATGGCCTTCTTCCTGATAGTTTTGGGCTAGCTAAGGGGCAAAGTACCTCTACCTTGACCCCTAGAAGAGTCACCTCTACCTTTTGTAGTTTTTCCACGGTCGCACGATCAAACCATTGTCTATGTCAAAGCAAAGAGGATTGTTAGTTGTAAGTCATCATTCAACCCATTCAAGACTTATCTAGGCAAGGAAGAACATTGTGGACACAGTGAAGTTACGACAGAAATAACATTCTGTGTCGCGCCCTATTTTCTTGAAAAAGCGAGTTTCAACATGTTACAACTCTTTTAaataggtattaaaagagaaaagTTGCCACCAAATGATTTTAAGGTACGCTAGGACACCtatttataagtaaatatatttGACTAGTCAACACCATTAAAGATCGAGTAAGGgatcaaattacctcgaagagaaggtatTTGGCCCTCTTCGAGTTCCACAAATGTGGTTCACGGCCGAAGTTTAAACTATGAGGATTAGATAATTAAGCTAGGTGATTAAATAAGCAAAGAAAGATGTATAAGTTGAAACTCTATTATAACATAGGAATTAACTGTATGACTAATTGATAGAAGTCTTAAAAAATCACAAGGAGAACGATTGCGTTGATCTATGACTAAGTGTGAACAATAATTATATAAAGGATAtgaggtcctaagttttttagcctaaaggatcatctcatgcaacataaataatacttcgtaactcccttaggataggagttgctcatattattcagcgggcccagactatcatctcctgctatccAGTTACTA includes these proteins:
- the LOC107760919 gene encoding fatty acid desaturase 4-like 1, chloroplastic, with translation MSSILPQNHAITSSQRVLSGTSDKIGTIQKRYSQQLKTNISRQFPLFARVYCVSSSTTTKTPPLTEPLILQPQPANYEPPTPINKTSTNTATATSSTRNVLNDPSLQSTWAHRAWMASGCTTVLISLAKSATGAIDSQMWAGPIVAGCIGYVLSDLASGIYHWGIDNYGSAKTPVFGSQIDAFQGHHKWPWTITRREFANNLHALARAVTFSVLPIDLLCNNSVVLGFVGVFSGCIMFSQQFHSWAHGTKSKLPPLVVALQDAGILVSRSQHAAHHRPPYNNNYCIVSGAWNEYLDRSKVFELLEMIFFFKFGVRPRSWSEPDSEWTEENETQSLPASN